A window of the Linepithema humile isolate Giens D197 chromosome 4, Lhum_UNIL_v1.0, whole genome shotgun sequence genome harbors these coding sequences:
- the LOC136999402 gene encoding odorant receptor 4-like, translating to MNRSNDAWKKEDAVSLKYYIANLLVVFGYARIWPDESFVLCKIFFSTAATATFISANFVLLLSEIAALTMSNSLELFANIIGVICMHAVGLIKWCYCINKKREVVDLVMKLEKCHVLCQRIDRSERGSQIFANEMEYARRYSSFFIWWWLCTCIYGVLHWCANPLVLKSGTPGQINSTIHTFTERGLPFIAWYPMNTNDNYNYICLYLLQVIGGLSSALGIVCYDAFYITMLIIICTQFQYINTILTTDPDNVSKAQFILERKLRNCVDCHTEIIEFLQMLQTFMGPTMFVQCIETLVIICLVSFEASTIKIAMDMESILKLWALFEYFLCASVQLFSFCFSATRLQYLGLQVAYSVFSCGWELEKGGQWSSEKQLKHRDTARLVQTITLQAQRPIVLTGGPFYTLSLETFRAIISMAISNSVMLRTISDENI from the exons ATGAATCGGAGCAACGACGCGTGGAAGAAAGAAGACGCGGTGTCATTAAAGTATTACATTGCGAATTTGCTCGTAGTATTTGGATATGCCCGGATTTGGCCCGACGAATCGTTTGTgctgtgcaaaatatttttttccacggCGGCAACGGCTACTTTCATTTCGGCAAATTTTGTGCTTCTGCTCTCGGAAATCGCCGCGCTAACTATGAGCAACAGTTTAGAATTGTTCGCCAATATCATCGGAGTTATTTGCATGCACGCTGTGGGCTTAATAAAATGGTGCTActgtataaacaaaaaacgaGAAGTCGTCGATCTCGTGatgaaattagaaaaatgccaCGTGCTCTGCCAACGGATCGATAGAAGCGAGAGAG gatcccaaatatttgcaaatgaaATGGAATATGCACGTCGATATTCCAGCTTCTTTATTTGGTGGTGGTTGTGTACTTGCATTTATGGCGTTCTACATTGGTGTGCCAATCCATTGGTTCTTAAATCTGGGACACCGGGCCAGATAAATTCGACGATTCACACATTCACGGAAAGAGGCTTGCCATTTATCGCGTGGTATCCGATGAATactaatgataattataattatatttgtctgTATCTTTTGCAAGTAATCGGCGGATTATCTTCTGCGCTTGGAATCGTTTGCTACGACGCTTTTTACATCACCATGTTGATAATCATCTGTACACAATTTCAATATATCAACACGATACTGACGACTGATCCCGATAA CGTGTCAAAAGCACAATTCATTCTCGAGAGAAAATTAAGGAACTGCGTGGACTGTCATACAGAGATTATAGA atttttacaaatgttaCAAACTTTTATGGGTCCAACAATGTTCGTGCAATGCATCGAAACAttagttattatttgtttagtCTCTTTCGAAGCatcaacaattaaaattgcg ATGGATATGGagtctattttaaaattatgggCTTTGTTCGAATACTTTTTATGCGCCAGTGTGCAATTATTCTCTTTCTGTTTCTCAGCTACGCGACTCCAATATTTG GGCTTGCAAGTTGCATATTCAGTGTTTTCTTGCGGATGGGAGCTTGAAAAAGGAGGGCAATGGAGTTCCGAGAAACAGTTAAAGCATCGCGATACCGCTCGATTAGTGCAAACGATAACGCTACAAGCACAGAGACCGATTGTTTTAACTGGCGGTCCATTTTACACACTTTCGCTAGAAACTTTTAGAGCG ATAATTAGTATGGCAATTTCAAATTCTGTAATGTTGCGCACAATCTCTGATGAGAATATCTGA
- the LOC136999403 gene encoding cadherin-86C-like, giving the protein MPLAGAWFKVWVYLGLICGWGEGARPRFDTSTDMGLVLVPADAEVESVIFRLRAIDQDADFPLIFEITATITPVVRIDNLPCTLYNKVCQANVILTKRLMAGRLHDFAVRVRDTKGDSNSMQATISVTNATTSRDKIFPHIPTLIMVPEVIIINASANNVN; this is encoded by the exons ATGCCCCTCGCAGGAGCATGGTTTAAGGTGTGGGTTTATTTGGGGCTCATTTGCGGTTGGGGCGAAGGTGCTCGACCACGCTTTGACACGTCCACAGACATGGGATTGGTATTGGTTCCAGCCGATGCCGAGGTTGAGTCTGTAATTTTCCGATTACGTGCCATCGATCAAGACGCGGACTTTCCcctcatttttgaaataaccg CAACGATCACGCCTGTTGTAAGAATCGACAACCTGCCATGTACGTTGTACAACAAAGTCTGCCAAgctaatgtaattttaaccAAACGCCTTATGGCCGGACGTCTTCACGATTTCGCCGTCAGGGTTCGGGATACTAAGGGAGACTCAAATTCGATGCAGGCTACGATTTCCGTAACAAACGCTACGACCTCGCGTGATAAAATATTCCCCCACATTCCTACTTTGATAATGGTGCCAGAGGTAATTATTATCAACGCTTCCGCTAACAACGTTAATTAG
- the LOC136999401 gene encoding uncharacterized protein, with amino-acid sequence MATVVEVGFLLGEPGNSPPYFENDNYITTIPENLDPGTVIMFPEQYTTRVHDEDIGKAGVFALKLQNNNGTFEINPAVAERTADFVITVRDNTLIDYEIYKSLSFKIIAQEVGPATNLSASATVLILIEDVNDNSPVFDEESYEVTLSENVTAGTRVIQVHATDKDTGLFGSIQYTGITGQGNDAFAIDPDTGLITVAMSSSLDREMAAQLQLTVNARDENGKGNLGVAPLIVNILDVNDNAPIFEKSVYEFTLNADLTNFTMPAFIKATDADAEPPNNVIRYELIHGNYENKFYLNEITGELILRSPITKFRRKKQSIYDHFSKKLHKGFQLDQPDQPERVTQEIVTKPTISTDIINSTEHITNDINLKDQVGEIKKHRRKRAETDILYTLTARAYDLGVPHLASETEISIVRGTAMEARIMMFVVPGEHPNLTKTSETLATITGGRVTVLDTRPFMPSNKSGSAIPAEGKRTIVVARVEQTEVGAPLVDVEKIRNTLAANGVGIIGGAGTANVSMAYSDVTTTKSPIDGVIHGGNNAGTYVNKTITNVHEEVTVYKAENKLLFWLLIILGLLMLLAIAVLIICCICPGCPFYMAPRKRRIYSSETTITRFNGRPKRHLHRKPIAAGDIILNGKKQAWSADPTRRNWQFNRRNAKNGGLASLPGDVVYISERPPIDQANVESLRLRDGLTYDPSRRRRIEEQERMYVEDVEERKMRDYADAADAESLQQHEIERDSDILRQAYRQRYVDPDSNNEPAVREQHFYREGNAEVLQLVTRGQVEDTSQRHHYPTTFIVDGKDVLLQRFIQDQKTRHDLSVQESDMRTVESHRRPKNLYQQEILLLPDELEIRHRRGEEMESSAQKLAMDDGYAAQKVDAGSQMRDVHRKEASMDAPGISSMDKPTIAKEQMQSYAFHDLELARQNVLLTRLLLERESRHPAGGVMTDAASYLETQSLPGQVAIATQTDRAAATQTEQHIRSRSDNDESDEDARNRRKTKSKKRYGESELKRTRTLWMKSPIEEEESPCFDKRLNILRKKVKEVKEGRKVPLEPEVLREISDSLDENGSISREREETSAKTCQQSTEGSSIAYKVLGAEKNGSSSSTEIDKQRAKETFDEKRAESLSSPEINADDGKYIRETEKKCSKKESRIKKQKKVESIIKPSFRVLEKEITMLTKKLSKLADKRVQQTTGDESTSQEKSKISKESKKDSDQSTSKKSEDSKKHKRSDTSPGVSKETKREKFKYQQPQVMSPGSSEYEDTLEKPKKSKTEICQEAPKHKQTTSHTRVKKQTQIERKERKKQITRQDRESTKRKDVVSKESKSDSKVEKTAKLLSRTHKLAAIGRREHISEEFSTSTSSDRTNDKKDPFDKRSSESEVLSNHADQQKSKRRFDHVSERFSDDFITESQMEDVDQQSTLRSTGTSTRKEDIVNGKRDVKITQQFTDNFVTQKKDAKYQMQAAESEIEQSAFYDKEHLSLKEAAIITEIKQHIPIDFDKKQSEFSESYNIKESSERKIPVDSPVLKEREIERSPSPKSIITDKIIYTSEKRKEEIEQPKIEEEMLEKEKTVPEKDVYELKKSKNAEQIKGEANILEKESPKELSDAMEHEKHKTNGHSDIIASLLKIEEELKDATHSLRSIEKDKIVELYKTESEKEESSHESKRDSKEEMHLEENMINTEQSVVRKLKRENAIAEDDSLDRIESTVEEKMKITEIDINGHQDIIEKPEETSKEFITEIDLDKDVKSTIETFEESSDSNRSFVILSKDSAANSNGSPHAFTIDDDTLMYIDETSPEEDSTQPESSETIDVAKENTDKDKSESLDDSSAKTEVESHEIEKESPQKISDLEETKMERPDGDKPLAEIATSKESLPEEHEERAKKISSAEERPEGEKNGRERLPEEKERSDDEVREVLDKEPPDLPTDPNQEKSVELDKASKSETTVESTGAAEPQDEGPQQADVSVPIFSSFIDDTLDISEESDSSSDISRKTTLTTSPYDTPRHRQKWQQQDSLEIAGMKIEDGKDASAEAELEDTDSNLSFDEIENIEDSIAIEAAVDEPKKDAEIVAMSEKLSVGDEKVQSDLEKINNEDKEDRDFASLVEKVVESKADVKKDLLTIQDKVFPSAKELNGTPKENVKDQSISVTKEDTENKSESATLRRKTEEVFETVKQIDKSEIRSPSRQTEQVVAQGDKTSIEDTKVEKTRTKDTEMDKTNKDSKTGTPSTSEKHAVKTEASENSVKKKKKLERTRALEDKKHVPDEESKENAASSHSRHRSRKTIDDDIQAKDASQYQPRKQAPFKSRFKKSTVSPKTGEIDVSKTQSKYMAWYNKKREEMERKRLERRAEDEEQLPRWASRSLRQTVRQREKGAEHKTPEMTPRTRRKIKPLVNVESEQLKAIVRQGRRMRKAEGNLQEDPPIEIFARTPPVSTADTQHRLQQHSEYKYEKIPPPFYLHPPPAPHPSPQLSPERSFGEVQPSISQYERIEEDELEAAKNVALQSGTRLRHQQLLEKKSVFDIAYSEAAPSQLRSDSTTPPS; translated from the exons ATGGCGACGGTGGTTGAAGTCGGTTTTCTTCTCGGAGAACCGGGCAACAGTCCGCCGTACTTCGAGAATGATAA CTACATTACAACAATACCAGAGAACTTAGATCCAGGTACCGTGATAATGTTTCCTGAACAATATACGACTAGAGTCCATGACGAAGACATCGGCAAGGCCGGTGTGTTCGCGTTGAAGCTACAGAATAACAATGGCACATTCGAGATAAATCCGGCTGTTGCTGAAAGAACGGCGGATTTTGTTATCACAGTACGAGACAACACACTCATCGATTACGAGATATACAAAAGTTTATCCTTTAAG ATTATTGCTCAAGAAGTTGGCCCAGCGACAAATCTATCAGCATCAGCGACGGTTTTAATACTTATAGAAGATGTAAACGATAACTCGCCAGTGTTCGACGAAGAATCTTACGAAGTGACACTGTCCGAAAATGTTACCGCTGGAACACGAGTTAttcaa gTGCATGCAACCGACAAAGATACCGGACTTTTTGGCAGTATTCAATATACCGGTATAACAGGACAAGGAAATGACGCCTTCGCAATAGATCCCGATACAGGTTTAATCACGGTCGCAATGAGCTCCTCTCTGGACCGTGAAATGGCAGCACAATTGCAATTAACTGTGAATGCGCGTGATGAAAACGGCAAGGGTAATTTGGGCGTTGCACCTTTAATAGTGAATATTCTGGACGTAAATGACAACGCGCCAATATTCGAAAAAAGTGTCTATGAATTCACATTAAATGCCGATTTAACGAATTTTACAATGCCtgcttttataaaa GCCACCGACGCTGATGCCGAGCCACCGAATAATGTGATTCGTTATGAACTGATCCAcggaaattatgaaaataaattttacttgaaCGAAATTACCGGTGAATTAATATTACGTTCGCCCATCACGAAATTCAGACGAAAGAAGCAAAGTATTTACgatcatttttcgaaaaaattacacaaaggATTTCAACTGGATCAACCAGATCAACCGGAACGTGTGACACAAGAAATCGTAACGAAACCAACAATATCcacagatataataaattccacAGAACACATTACAAACGACATCAATTTAAAAGACCAAGTTGGCGAGATAAAAAAGCATCGAAGAAAACGAGCGGAGACTGATATTTTGTACACTTTAACTGCCAGAGCGTATGATCtcg GTGTGCCTCATCTCGCGAGCGAAACAGAAATCTCTATTGTCAGAGGAACTGCCATGGAAGCTCGCATAATGATGTTTGTGGTGCCTGGAGAACATCCAAATTTAACGAAAACCTCCGAGACGCTGGCTACTATCACAGGTGGACGAGTGACAGTATTAGACACACGTCCTTTTATGCCGAGTAATAAATCTGGCAGTGCTATTCCGGCGGAAGGAAAAAG AACGATCGTGGTAGCTCGTGTCGAACAAACCGAAGTCGGCGCACCCTTGGTAGACGTAGAAAAAATACGCAATACATTGGCCGCGAATGGGGTGGGTATTATCGGCGGTGCAGGCACCGCCAACGTATCTATGGCATACAGCGACGTGACTACCACGAAAAGTCCAATCGATGGAGTCATTCACGGGGGAAATAACGCGGGGACTTATGTAAACAAAACAATCACCAACGTTCACGAGGAAGTA ACTGTGTACAAAGCGGAGAATAAACTACTCTTTTGGTTACTGATTATTCTGGGTCTGCTGATGCTGCTAGCAATCGCGGTGCTTATCATTTGCTGCATCTGCCCGGGCTGTCCATTTTACATGGCACCCAGAAAGCGCAGGATATATTCATCGGAAACGACGATCACTCGATTCAATGGTAGGCCGAAACGGCATCTCCATCGGAAACCAATAGCCGCAGGCGATA TTATATTGAACGGAAAAAAGCAAGCTTGGAGCGCGGATCCAACTCGAAGAAATTGGCAATTTAATCGCCGAAATGCGAAGAACGGTGGCCTAGCGTCACTTCCTGGCGACGTTGTGTACATTTCGGAGCGCCCTCCAATCGACCAAGCGAACGTGGAGTCACTGAGGTTACGCGACGGTCTGACCTACGATCCTTCCAGGAGGAGGAGAATCGAGGAGCAGGAGAGAATGTACGTGGAGGACGTCGAGGAGCGGAAAATGAGAGATTACGCGGATGCCGCGGACGCGGAATCCTTGCAACAGCACGAAATCGAACGTGATTCGGATATTCTGCGTCAGGCTTACAGACAAAG atacgTCGATCCCGATTCGAACAACGAGCCGGCGGTAAGAGAGCAACATTTTTACCGCGAGGGAAACGCGGAGGTGCTGCAGTTAGTAACGCGGGGGCAAGTGGAGGATACCAGCCAACGTCATCATTATCCGACGACTTTTATAGTGGACGGCAAGGATGTGCTGCTGCAGCGGTTTATTCAGGATCAAAAAACGAGACACGATCTATCCGTACAGGAATCCGACATGCGCACCGTCGAATCTCACAGACGCccgaaaaatttatatcagcAGGAAATCCTTCTCCTGCCGGACGAACTGGAAATTAGACATCGACGCGGGGAAGAAATGGAATCTAGCGCGCAAAAGCTGGCGATGGACGACGGATACGCGGCGCAGAAGGTAGACGCGGGATCGCAGATGCGAGATGTCCACCGTAAAGAAGCATCAATGGACGCGCCCGGGATTTCGTCTATGGACAAACCGACGATCGCCAAAGAACAAATGCAATCGTACGCGTTTCACGATCTAGAGCTGGCGAGGCAGAACGTTCTGCTGACACGATTGCTACTGGAGAGAGAATCCAGGCATCCAGCTGGCGGCGTGATGACGGACGCCGCGAGCTATCTAGAGACTCAAAGTCTTCCCGGACAGGTGGCCATCGCGACGCAAACCGATCGCGCCGCTGCGACGCAGACGGAACAGCACATTCGCAGCAGAAGCGATAACGATGAGTCCGACGAGGATGCTCGAAACCGAAGAAAAACGAAGTCGAAGAAGCGCTACGGCGAAAGCGAGTTGAAGAGAACGCGGACTTTGTGGATGAAGTCGCCCatcgaagaagaagaaagtcCGTGCTTCGACAAACGACTGAACATTTTGAGGAAGAAGGTGAAGGAAGTAAAAGAGGGGCGAAAAGTGCCCCTGGAGCCTGAAGTGCTGCGAGAAATCTCGGACTCTCTCGACGAAAACGGAAGTATTTCCCGCGAGAGGGAAGAAACATCGGCGAAAACTTGTCAACAGTCCACTGAAGGGAGTAGCATCGCGTACAAAGTACTGGGTGCCGAGAAAAATGGTTCCTCTTCGTCGACGGAGATCGACAAGCAACGAGCTAAAGAAACTTTCGATGAGAAAAGAGCGGAGAGCCTATCGTCCCCGGAAATAAACGCCGATGATGGAAAATACATTCGCGAAACGGAGAAAAAATGTTCCAAGAAGGaaagtagaataaaaaaacagaaaaaagtgGAATCTATAATAAAACCGAGCTTCCGCGTTTTGGAGAAGGAGATTACGATGCTGACGAAGAAGCTAAGTAAACTCGCCGATAAAAGAGTGCAGCAGACTACGGGAGATGAAAGCACGAGTCAAGAAAAATCTAAGATATCAAAGGAGTCCAAGAAAGACTCGGATCAAAGCACATCAAAGAAATCGGAGGACTCAAAGAAACACAAACGATCCGACACTTCGCCAGGTGTATCGAAAGAAACGAAGAGGGAAAAATTCAAGTATCAGCAACCGCAGGTTATGAGTCCCGGCAGTTCCGAGTACGAGGATACGCTTGAAAAGCcgaaaaaatcgaaaacgGAAATTTGCCAAGAAGCGCCGAAGCATAAGCAAACAACCAGTCACACGAGAGTGAAAAAACAGACGCAGATTGAGCGTAAAGAACGCAAGAAACAGATCACTCGGCAGGATCGAGAATCCACGAAGCGTAAAGATGTCGTGAGCAAAGAAAGCAAATCGGATTCGAAAGTTGAGAAAACTGCCAAATTATTGTCGCGCACGCACAAATTGGCAGCTATCGGTCGTAGAGAGCATATTTCGGAGGAGTTCAGTACAAGTACGAGTTCCGATCGAACAAACGACAAAAAAGATCCGTTCGACAAGAGAAGTTCCGAGTCAGAAGTCCTATCGAATCACGCAGATCAGCAAAAATCGAAACGTAGATTTGATCACGTAAGCGAGAGATTTTCGGACGATTTTATAACAGAGTCGCAGATGGAAGATGTCGATCAGCAAAGTACGCTTCGTTCCACGGGTACAAGCACGCGTAAAGAAGACATCGTAAACGGCAAAAGAGATGTTAAAATAACACAACAATTTACCGACAATTTTGTGACACAAAAGAAAGACGCGAAATATCAAATGCAAGCCGCTGAAAGTGAAATTGAGCAAAGTGCATTCTACGACAAAGAACATTTGAGTTTAAAAGAAGCAGCTATCATAACTGAAATTAAACAACATATACCCATTGATTTTGACAAAAAGCAATCTGAATTTTCTGAGTcttacaatataaaagaatcgagcgagagaaaaattCCTGTGGATTCTCCTGTTCTAAAAGAACGAGAAATAGAGAGATCACCATCACCTAAAAGTATCATtacagacaaaataatttatacatccGAAAAGCGCAAAGAGGAAATAGAACAACCTAAAATTGAAGAAGAAATgttagaaaaagagaaaactgTACCAGAAAAAGATGTATACGAattaaagaaatcaaaaaatgCCGAACAAATAAAAGGAGAAGCAAATATTCTCGAAAAAGAAAGTCCGAAAGAATTAAGCGATGCAATGGAACACGAAAAACACAAGACAAACGGACATAGCGATATTATCGCAtcactattaaaaattgaagaagaatTAAAAGATGCTACACATTCATTACGCTCAAttgaaaaagacaaaattgtggaattatataaaactgaaaGCGAAAAAGAAGAATCAAGTCATGAATCAAAAAGAGATAGCAAAGAGGAAATGCATTTAGAAGAGAATATGATAAACACTGAGCAAAGTGTGGTAAGGAagttgaaaagagaaaatgcaATAGCGGAGGATGATTCGTTAGATAGAATTGAAAGTACCGTAgaagagaaaatgaaaattacgGAGATAGATATCAATGGACATCAAGATATTATCGAAAAACCGGAAGAAACTTCAAAAGAATTCATAACAGAAATTGATTTGGATAAAGACGTAAAATCAACGATTGAAACATTTGAAGAATCATCCGATAGCAATCGatcttttgtaatattatctaaAGATAGTGCCGCAAATTCAAACGGTAGCCCCCACGCGTTTACAATCGACGATGACACGCTAATGTACATCGATGAAACTAGTCCAGAAGAAGATTCAACTCAGCCAGAGTCCAGTGAAACAATAGATGTTGCGAAAGAAAACACTGATAAAGATAAATCGGAGAGCTTGGACGATTCCAGTGCAAAAACAGAAGTCGAAAGCcatgaaattgaaaaagaatcgCCGCAAAAAATATCCGATCTCGAAGAAACAAAAATGGAGAGACCCGATGGAGACAAGCCTTTAGCGGAAATTGCCACTTCCAAAGAATCACTTCCGGAAGAACACGAAGaaagagcaaaaaaaatatccagcGCAGAAGAAAGACCCGAAGGAGAGAAAAATGGAAGAGAAAGATTGcccgaagaaaaagaaagatccGATGACGAAGTAAGAGAAGTACTTGATAAAGAACCTCCTGATTTACCGACAGATCCGAATCAGGAGAAATCAGTTGAATTAGACAAAGCGAGCAAATCTGAGACAACTGTTGAGAGCACAGGCGCCGCAGAACCGCAAGACGAAGGACCGCAGCAAGCAGACGTAAGCGTTCCAATTTTTAGCAGCTTTATTGATGATACACTCGATATTTCGGAGGAGAGCGACTCATCCAGTGATATTTCCAGGAAAACCACGCTGACCACGAGTCCTTACGACACTCCGCGCCACCGGCAAAAGTGGCAGCAGCAAGACAGTCTTGAGATAGCAGGAATGAAAATTGAAGATGGAAAAGACGCAAGTGCGGAGGCCGAGCTGGAAGATACAGATAGTAATTTGTCGTTtgatgaaatagaaaatatagagGATTCGATCGCGATCGAAGCGGCAGTCGATGAACCGAAAAAGGATGCAGAAATTGTCGCGATGTCCGAGAAGCTTTCGGTCGGTGATGAAAAAGTCCAATCtgatttggaaaaaataaacaatgagGATAAAGAAGACAGAGATTTTGCGTCACTAGTTGAAAAAGTCGTAGAATCGAAAGctgatgtaaaaaaagatttattaacaattcaaGATAAAGTTTTTCCAAGCGCCAAGGAATTAAACGGCACGccaaaagaaaatgttaaagatcAAAGCATTTCGGTAACAAAAGAGGACACGGAAAATAAAAGTGAGAGTGCTACGCTACGTAGAAAGACCGAGGAAGTCTTTGAAACTGTAAAACAAATAGACAAAAGCGAAATTAGATCGCCTTCAAGACAAACTGAGCAGGTGGTCGcgcaaggagataaaacaagCATTGAGGACACCAAAGTAGAAAAGACTAGAACTAAAGACACTGAGATGGACAAAACGAATAAAGATAGTAAAACTGGCACACCATCAACGTCGGAGAAGCACGCTGTGAAAACTGAAGCTTCTGAAAATTccgtaaagaaaaaaaagaaacttgaGCGAACGAGAGCGCTGGAAGACAAGAAGCATGTTCCTGATGAAGAATCGAAAGAAAATGCGGCGTCGAGTCACTCTCGGCATCGATCTCGCAAGACCATCGACGATGACATACAAGCGAAAGACGCATCGCAGTATCAGCCGCGAAAACAAGCGCCGTTCAAATCGAGATTCAAGAAATCTACAGTTTCTCCGAAAACCGGCGAGATCGACGTAAGCAAGACGCAGTCGAAATATATGGCTTGGTACAATAAGAAACGCGAAGAGATGGAGAGAAAAAGACTGGAAAGAAGAGCGGAAGACGAGGAGCAGCTGCCGCGCTGGGCGAGCAGAAGCTTGCGGCAAACGGTGAGGCAAAGAGAGAAAGGCGCGGAGCACAAGACGCCGGAAATGACGCCGCGCACCAGACGCAAGATCAAGCCTCTGGTGAACGTCGAGTCCGAGCAATTGAAAGCCATCGTGCGCCAAGGTCGGCGAATGAGAAAGGCCGAGGGCAATCTTCAGGAGGACCCGCCGATCGAGATATTCGCGAGGACACCTCCGGTTTCCACCGCGGACACGCAGCATCGTCTGCAGCAACACTCGGAGTACAAATACGAAAAAATACCGCCGCCGTTTTACCTTCATCCACCCCCGGCGCCGCATCCGTCGCCGCAACTGTCGCCGGAGAGATCGTTCGGAGAGGTGCAACCGTCTATATCGCAATATGAACGAATCGAGGAGGACGAGCTAGAAGCTGCGAAAAACGTCGCGCTCCAAAGCGGCACTCGCTTGCGCCATCAACAGCTTCTCGAGAAGAAGAGCGTCTTCGATATCGCGTACAGTGAAGCGGCGCCATCGCAATTGCGATCCGATAGCACAACCCCGCCATCCTAA